The Chryseobacterium indicum genome includes a window with the following:
- a CDS encoding AAA family ATPase, producing MSEINQAEDIRQLTEQVKEANYFFSLLRQEINKVIIGQEYMIDRLLIGLLGNGHVLLEGVPGLAKTLAIKTLAEAVHGEFSRIQFTPDLLPADVVGTMIYNVKDNDFSIKKGPVFANFVLADEINRAPAKVQSALLEVMQEKQVTIGDETMKLPKPFLVLATQNPIDQEGTYLLPEAQSDRFMLKCTIDYPKLEDERTVMRMVSTSHQPTVKPVISLEHIVAAKELINQIYLDEKIEKYILDMVFATRFPEDYGLSELKNYISFGASPRASINLAIASRAYAFLKGRAFVIPEDVKSLAKDVLRHRIGLTFEAEAEEISSEEIINRILAKIQAP from the coding sequence ATGTCAGAGATCAATCAAGCTGAAGATATTCGTCAATTGACGGAGCAGGTAAAAGAAGCAAACTACTTTTTTTCTCTTTTGAGACAGGAAATCAACAAGGTTATTATTGGACAGGAATATATGATAGACCGTCTTCTCATCGGTCTTTTGGGCAATGGTCACGTTCTTTTGGAAGGTGTTCCGGGACTGGCAAAAACTCTGGCGATAAAAACTCTGGCTGAAGCGGTTCACGGAGAATTTTCCAGAATTCAGTTTACGCCGGATCTTCTTCCTGCAGATGTTGTGGGAACAATGATCTACAATGTAAAAGACAATGATTTCTCCATAAAAAAAGGGCCTGTTTTCGCAAATTTCGTTTTGGCGGATGAGATCAACCGTGCACCAGCGAAAGTGCAGTCAGCTCTTTTGGAGGTGATGCAGGAAAAGCAGGTAACCATCGGAGACGAAACCATGAAGCTTCCAAAACCGTTTTTGGTTTTGGCAACGCAAAACCCGATCGATCAGGAAGGTACTTATCTTTTACCGGAAGCACAGAGCGACCGTTTCATGCTGAAATGTACGATTGATTATCCAAAACTTGAAGACGAAAGAACTGTAATGAGAATGGTTTCCACTTCGCATCAGCCAACTGTAAAACCTGTGATTTCACTTGAACATATTGTTGCGGCGAAAGAATTGATCAATCAGATCTATCTTGATGAAAAGATTGAAAAATATATTCTGGATATGGTTTTTGCCACCCGTTTTCCTGAAGATTACGGACTTTCGGAACTTAAAAATTATATCAGTTTCGGGGCTTCTCCGAGAGCGTCAATAAATCTTGCGATTGCTTCCAGAGCGTATGCATTCTTAAAGGGAAGAGCATTTGTAATTCCGGAAGATGTAAAATCTTTGGCAAAAGATGTTCTTAGACACAGAATCGGATTAACTTTCGAGGCTGAAGCGGAAGAAATTTCTTCAGAAGAGATCATCAACAGAATCTTAGCAAAA
- the rlmB gene encoding 23S rRNA (guanosine(2251)-2'-O)-methyltransferase RlmB, whose translation MTDKKDDFIFGLRPVIEAIEAGKTIDKVFVQNALQGPIYAELKAILAKNKIRPNYVPVEKLNRFTRKNHQGVVAFISDVPFHKVEDVVPQLFEDGKTPFLLILDRLTDVRNFGAICRTAECVGVDAVIIPEKGAAPINSDAIKTSAGALYNVKICKAPNLAHVVDFLQQSGISVFAASEKAEKLIYDIDFTEPCAIVMGNEETGISKEVLHHSDEKIKLPIEGKTQSLNVSVACGAILYEAVRQKMITASKA comes from the coding sequence ATGACAGATAAAAAAGATGACTTCATTTTCGGATTACGTCCCGTAATTGAAGCTATAGAAGCGGGAAAAACAATTGACAAGGTGTTTGTGCAGAATGCATTGCAGGGACCTATTTATGCTGAACTTAAAGCCATTCTGGCGAAAAATAAAATCCGTCCCAATTACGTTCCGGTAGAAAAGCTGAATCGTTTTACGAGAAAAAATCATCAGGGAGTGGTTGCTTTTATTTCGGATGTCCCTTTTCATAAAGTGGAAGATGTGGTTCCTCAATTGTTTGAGGACGGAAAAACTCCTTTTTTATTGATTCTGGACAGATTAACGGATGTAAGAAACTTCGGAGCCATCTGCCGAACCGCAGAATGTGTGGGAGTAGATGCGGTGATTATTCCCGAAAAAGGAGCAGCGCCGATTAATTCCGATGCGATAAAAACTTCCGCAGGAGCTCTTTATAATGTAAAAATCTGTAAAGCTCCGAATCTTGCTCATGTGGTAGATTTTCTTCAGCAAAGCGGCATTTCTGTTTTTGCAGCAAGCGAAAAGGCTGAAAAATTAATTTATGATATTGATTTTACAGAACCCTGTGCAATCGTGATGGGAAATGAAGAAACAGGAATTTCCAAAGAGGTTCTTCACCATTCTGACGAAAAAATAAAACTTCCGATCGAAGGGAAAACACAGTCTTTAAACGTTTCTGTTGCGTGCGGAGCGATTTTATATGAAGCAGTGAGACAGAAAATGATTACCGCTTCGAAAGCGTAA
- a CDS encoding DinB family protein — MNYHFQAHRQVRKNLLDILQNTSHEDLLLIPDGFNNNLYWNIAHTVATQQLLHYYLSGNPFRIDKYWIETYKKGTLPNLDVQKSEVEDLEFLLTETSKILMKDYDSDFFSDYTPYTTSFGLDLKSIQDAIIFNNMHEGLHYGYALAQKRAILGEKGR, encoded by the coding sequence ATGAATTATCATTTTCAAGCACACAGACAAGTAAGAAAAAACCTTCTGGATATTCTGCAAAACACTTCTCACGAAGATCTTTTACTGATTCCGGACGGTTTCAATAATAATCTTTACTGGAACATTGCTCATACGGTTGCTACACAGCAGTTGCTGCATTATTATCTAAGCGGAAATCCTTTCAGAATTGATAAATACTGGATCGAAACTTATAAAAAAGGAACGCTTCCGAATCTGGATGTGCAGAAATCTGAAGTGGAAGATCTGGAGTTTTTACTAACCGAAACTTCAAAAATCCTGATGAAAGATTATGACAGTGATTTCTTTTCGGATTATACGCCTTACACCACAAGTTTTGGGCTGGATCTGAAAAGCATTCAGGATGCCATTATTTTTAACAATATGCACGAAGGTCTGCATTATGGCTATGCTTTGGCGCAGAAGAGAGCTATTTTAGGGGAAAAAGGAAGATAG